Sequence from the Mycobacteriales bacterium genome:
GTCGTCCGGGTCGAGCAGGGAGTTGCCGTAGATGCGTAGGTCGGTGTTGATGAGTCTGATCGCCGCCGTGGCGGTCGTCCTCGGACTGTCGGGTACGGCGCTCGCGACGCCACCGCATCCGACCCGCGCTCCCGCGCACCCGGCCCGGCCGGGACACGTCGACGTGCTTTTCATCGGCGCACACCCCGACGACGAGGGCGGTGACCTCGGGACCTTCGGCCAGTGGAACGAGTACCACCACGCCAGCACCGGAGTCGTCACCATCACCCGGGGCGAGGGCGGCGGCAACGCGGCCGGCCCGCAGGAGGGGCCGGCGCTCGGCTTGCTCCGCGAGGGCGAGGAACGGCGTGCCGTGGGGATGGCCGGCATCCACGACATCGACTACCTCGACAAGGTCGACTTCTTCTACACCGTCAGCGCACCGCTGACGCGCTCGATCTGGGGTGAGCAGGACGCGCTGTCACGGATCGTCCGGCTGGTCCGCGAGACGACGCCGCGTGTGATCGTCACCATGAACCCGGCGCCGGTGCCCGGCCAGCACGGCAACCACCAGGAGGCCGGGCGCCTCGCGACCCAGGCGTACACCGCCGCCGCCGACCCGAAGGCGTTCCCCTCCCAGCTCACCGGCGAGCACCTCGCGCCGTGGCGGGTCGACCGGCTCTTCGAGCAGGGCGCCGACGGCACCGGGCCGACCGGCCCGAAGTGCTCGACCGACTTCACGCCGACCGACCCGACGCAGGACGTCTACGGCGTCTGGCAGGGCACCTACTCCCGCACGCACAAGAAGACGTGGGCCGCGGTCGACATCGATGCGCTGCACGAATACGTCAGCCAGGGATTCGGCGTGATCCCGCCCGCCCCCACCGACCCCACCAAGATCGAGTGCAACTACTACACCCAGATCGCCTCACGCGTCCCGTACACCGTCGGAAACCGGGCTGGTGACGCGATGCTCGAGGGTGCGACCACGCCCGCCCACGGCGGCCTGCCGCTGGGCACCGACTTCTTCCTCACCACGAGCGGCTACCGGGTCACCCAGGGCGCCGGCTTCACCGTGACCGCACATGCGCAGGCCGCGGCGGGCCACGCCCTGCGGCGGGCCCGGGCCACCCTGCAGGCACCGGCCGGCTGGAAGGTCACCGGCACCGGCCGCCTCGGCACCGTCGGCCCCCGGCACGAACGCACGGCCGTCTTCCACGTGCAGCCGGCCCCGGCGGCGAAGGTCAACACCCGGTTCCGGGTGGCGGCAACGCTGCACGCGGGGACGGCCACCGGCCACACCGACCGCGCCGTGTCGATCGATCCGGCGGTGCGCGCGACGCCGCAACTGCTCCCGCAGGTGTCGGACTTCAACACGTGGGCGACGACAGCCGGCGTACCGCAGCTGCAGGGCGGCATCAAGCGGGTGCTGTCGATGGGCTCGGGCGGCTCGCGGTCGGTGCCGGTCACCGTCACCAACGACGGCACGACCGCGCAGTCCGGCACCGTCACGCTGAAGCTCCCGACCGGTTTCACCGCCGACGCGACGCACCGCTCCTACGGTCCCCTCGCTCCCGGCAAGAGCCAGCAGGTGCCGTTCACCGTGACCAACTCGGACGCGTCGCTGCCGACGGCCGATCAGGGTCCGGACAACGGCGACTACGACTACACGATCACCACGACCAACAGTGGCGGATCGGCAGACGTCGAGACGGCCGGGCTCGAACTCGTGCCGGTGACGACGATCCCGCACGCCGCAACGGCGCCGACCGTCGACGGCAAGGACGGCAGTGGTGAGTACGCCGGCCCGTCGCTGGACACCTCGCGGCGGTGGGAGGGCGACGACTGTGCCTCGGCCGCCGACTGCTCGGCCACCACGAAGACGACGTGGAACGGCACCGACCTCTACGTGTTGGTGCACGTGCGCGACAACATCCTCGGCACGAAGCTGGACGCCACCGACTGCAAGCGGCACTGGCGCACCGATTCGGTGGAGATCAACGTCGACCCGCGCGGCAACTCGGAGAACACTGCGACGACCTTCAAGACCGGCATCCTGCCGATCACCAACGACCCCAAGAACGGCAACCCGTCGTGCTTCGAGCGCGACGCGGACAACCATCAGGGTCCGGGCGCGACCACGGCGCCGGGTATGCAGGTCGCGTCGCAGGTGACGTCGCCGTACACCGGCTACACGGTGGAGGCGAAGATTCCGTTCGCCGATCTGCCGTCCGCGGTCGACCCGACCCACATGGGCCTCAACGTGCTCGTCTACGACTCCGACACCCAGGACAAGACCGGGAAGTCGCGGATCGCCTGGTCGCCCTTCGGTGGCGTGCAGGGCGACCCCTACCGCTGGGGGATCGCGAGCCTGCCGGGCTACACGCCGCCGCCCGGGACGCCGACCACGCCCAAGGACCCGGTGATCCCGCAGACCGCGGCGCTGAGCATCGACTCGCCGCAGTCGATCCTGCAGGCGGCGACGGTCGGTCTGCCGCTGGCCGGCGACATGGTCGCGCCGCGGTCGGATCGCGCCTGGATCGTCGGGCGGGCACATCGCCGCGGTGACGTCGTGACGGCGAAGGTGCGCGCGACCGGCCCGGGTACGGCGCACCTGTTCGTCTGGGATCCGGCCAACGCGACGCTGGGGAGCGCGACGGTCGCGATCGCGCACGCCGGATCGCAGACGGTGCGGCTCCCCGCCACGACCGGGAAGCTGACGACGCGGTCGACGGTGCTACTGGGCTTCGCCGCGAAGGCCGGTGGCAGCTCGAGCAGCAGCGCCACGGTCCACTGACGGACGCGGTGGTGGGGCCGATGGACATCGCCGACCTGTGGGATCCCGAGCCGGGCTACTTCAACACCGCCAGCTACGGACTCCCGCCGCGGCCGGTGCGGGAGGCGGTCGACGCCGCGCTGGCCGACTGGCGGGTCGGGCGCACGAGTTGGGAGCCGTGGGACGCCAACGTCGGCGGTGCGCGGGAATCGTTCGCCCGGCTGGTCGGCGTACCGGTCGCCGATGTCGCGATCGGGAGCACCGTGTCGGAGCGGCTCGGCCCGGTGGCGGCTTCGCTTCCCGACGGTGCGCGGGTGCTCGTGCCGGACGGCGAATACACCTCCAACCTCTTCCCCTGGCTGGTGCAGGGCGACCGGGGTGTGGAGGTGGTGACGGCGCCGGTGTCGCGGCTCGCGGAGGCAATCGACGCGCGGACGACGCTCGTGGCGTTCAGTCTGGTGCAGTCGGCCTCGGGTGAGATCGCGCCGTTCGAGGACATCAAGGCCGCGGCCCGTCACCACGGCGCCCTGGTCGCGGTCGACGCGACGCAGGCGTGCGGCTGGCTGCCGGTCAACGCGTCGGAGGTCGACGCGTTCGCCGTACACGCCTACAAGTGGCTGATGTCCCCGCGCGGCTCGGCGTTCGTGGTGCTCAGCCCGCGGCTGCGCGACCGGATGCGTCCGATCTCGGCGGGCTGGTACGCCGGGGACGACCCGCACACCAGCTACTACGGCCTGCCTCTGCGGCTCGCCACCGACGCCCGCCGGTTCGACACCTCGCCCGCCTGGTTCTCCTGGGTCGGTACCCGGCCCGCGCTGGAGGTGGTGGAGCGGATCGGGGTGGCCGCGATCCACGCCCACGACGTCGGCCTGGCCAACCGGCTGCGGTCCGGGCTGGGTCTCGAGCCGGGGGACAGCGCGATCGTGTCGGTCGACGTACCCGACGCCGAGGCGAAGTTGGAACGGGCCGGGATCCGCGCCAGTGTGCGGGCCGGCCGGCTGCGGCTGTCGTGCCACATCTACACGACCGACGCCGACGTCGACCGTGCGTTGGAGACCCTCACCGGTCCCTGAGGTCGGGACGCCGGCTCTCGTCCACTTCGCCTATGCCGCGCTCAGACCACGCGCGACGCCGGCATCCCGCTCCCGCCGTGCCGGTCCGGACGTACGGCGAGGATCTGGTTGACGCCGACCCGTTGATGGGCGAAGCCGACCGAGGAGCCGGCGAGGTAGATCCGCCAGGTGCGGGCCCGGGTGAGGCCGACCAGGCGGACGGCCTGGTCCCAGTTGCGCTCGAGCCCGTCGAGCCATGTCCGCAGGGTCCGTACGTAGTGCTCACGCAGGGCGTGCACATCGCGGACCTCGAAGCCCTCGTCCTCCAGCGCCTGCACCGCGGCGGCCACCGGCTGCAGCTCGCCGTCGGGAAAGATGAAGCGGCGGATGAAGGTCGCGCGTTGCGGCCGGGTGCCGGCGCGGGCGGCGATCGCGTGGTGCAGCAACCGGCCCTGCGAGCCCAGCAGGTCGAAGAGCCGAGCGGTGTACGTCGGCAGCTGGGACGTGCCGACGTGCTCGGCCATCCCGATACTGACGATCGCGTCGTAGGGTCCGTCCCCGATCTCGCGGTAGTCCTGCCGGCGGATCGTGACCCGGTCGGTCAGGCCGGCCGCGTGGATCCGGTCCCGCGCCGCCTGCACCTGTGAGCCGCTGATCGTCACCCCGACCGCGTCGACGCCGTATTCGCGGGCGGCGTGTTCGACGAAGCCGCCCCAGCCGCACCCGATGTCGAGGATCCGCATGCCCGGCTGCAGGTCGAGCTTGCGGCAGACCAGGTCGAACTTCGCGCGCTGCGCCGCGTCGAGGTCGTCGACGCCGTCGGGCCAGTAGCCGCAGGAGTAGGCCATCGTGTCGCCGAGGAACAACCGGTAGAAGTCGGTCGGTACGTCGTAGTGGTGGCTGATCGCCGCCGCGTCGCGGGCCCGCGAGTGGGGCCGGCCGGAGAGCTTGACCTCGGTGGCCGGAGGCTTGGGCCGGGGGCCGATCACGCCGAGCCGGGCCGCGTCGGAGAGCAGCCGGATGCCCTCTGCCAGCGTGATCTTGCGGTGCCAGGACTCGACGGCGTCGGCCAGGGCGTCGAGCGTGCCGGCGAGGTCGCCGTCGACGTCGATCTCACCGGTGACGTAGGCCCGGCCCAGCCCGATCTCGTTCGGGGCGTAGAGCACCCGGCGGAGGGCCCGCGGGGAGCGCACCGTCACGCGCGCCGCAGCATCCGCCGCGCCGGCAACGGTGCCGTCCCACGCGGTGACCCGCAGGGGTAGTGATCCGCCGAGGGCGCCTTCGGCCAGCGACAGGAAATGCCCGGC
This genomic interval carries:
- a CDS encoding cyclopropane-fatty-acyl-phospholipid synthase family protein translates to MVDDVTTRVIQRLSHPHRPPERREGGAAGHFLSLAEGALGGSLPLRVTAWDGTVAGAADAAARVTVRSPRALRRVLYAPNEIGLGRAYVTGEIDVDGDLAGTLDALADAVESWHRKITLAEGIRLLSDAARLGVIGPRPKPPATEVKLSGRPHSRARDAAAISHHYDVPTDFYRLFLGDTMAYSCGYWPDGVDDLDAAQRAKFDLVCRKLDLQPGMRILDIGCGWGGFVEHAAREYGVDAVGVTISGSQVQAARDRIHAAGLTDRVTIRRQDYREIGDGPYDAIVSIGMAEHVGTSQLPTYTARLFDLLGSQGRLLHHAIAARAGTRPQRATFIRRFIFPDGELQPVAAAVQALEDEGFEVRDVHALREHYVRTLRTWLDGLERNWDQAVRLVGLTRARTWRIYLAGSSVGFAHQRVGVNQILAVRPDRHGGSGMPASRVV
- a CDS encoding sugar-binding protein, translating into MSLIAAVAVVLGLSGTALATPPHPTRAPAHPARPGHVDVLFIGAHPDDEGGDLGTFGQWNEYHHASTGVVTITRGEGGGNAAGPQEGPALGLLREGEERRAVGMAGIHDIDYLDKVDFFYTVSAPLTRSIWGEQDALSRIVRLVRETTPRVIVTMNPAPVPGQHGNHQEAGRLATQAYTAAADPKAFPSQLTGEHLAPWRVDRLFEQGADGTGPTGPKCSTDFTPTDPTQDVYGVWQGTYSRTHKKTWAAVDIDALHEYVSQGFGVIPPAPTDPTKIECNYYTQIASRVPYTVGNRAGDAMLEGATTPAHGGLPLGTDFFLTTSGYRVTQGAGFTVTAHAQAAAGHALRRARATLQAPAGWKVTGTGRLGTVGPRHERTAVFHVQPAPAAKVNTRFRVAATLHAGTATGHTDRAVSIDPAVRATPQLLPQVSDFNTWATTAGVPQLQGGIKRVLSMGSGGSRSVPVTVTNDGTTAQSGTVTLKLPTGFTADATHRSYGPLAPGKSQQVPFTVTNSDASLPTADQGPDNGDYDYTITTTNSGGSADVETAGLELVPVTTIPHAATAPTVDGKDGSGEYAGPSLDTSRRWEGDDCASAADCSATTKTTWNGTDLYVLVHVRDNILGTKLDATDCKRHWRTDSVEINVDPRGNSENTATTFKTGILPITNDPKNGNPSCFERDADNHQGPGATTAPGMQVASQVTSPYTGYTVEAKIPFADLPSAVDPTHMGLNVLVYDSDTQDKTGKSRIAWSPFGGVQGDPYRWGIASLPGYTPPPGTPTTPKDPVIPQTAALSIDSPQSILQAATVGLPLAGDMVAPRSDRAWIVGRAHRRGDVVTAKVRATGPGTAHLFVWDPANATLGSATVAIAHAGSQTVRLPATTGKLTTRSTVLLGFAAKAGGSSSSSATVH
- a CDS encoding aminotransferase class V-fold PLP-dependent enzyme, encoding MDIADLWDPEPGYFNTASYGLPPRPVREAVDAALADWRVGRTSWEPWDANVGGARESFARLVGVPVADVAIGSTVSERLGPVAASLPDGARVLVPDGEYTSNLFPWLVQGDRGVEVVTAPVSRLAEAIDARTTLVAFSLVQSASGEIAPFEDIKAAARHHGALVAVDATQACGWLPVNASEVDAFAVHAYKWLMSPRGSAFVVLSPRLRDRMRPISAGWYAGDDPHTSYYGLPLRLATDARRFDTSPAWFSWVGTRPALEVVERIGVAAIHAHDVGLANRLRSGLGLEPGDSAIVSVDVPDAEAKLERAGIRASVRAGRLRLSCHIYTTDADVDRALETLTGP